One Leopardus geoffroyi isolate Oge1 chromosome E1, O.geoffroyi_Oge1_pat1.0, whole genome shotgun sequence genomic window, ATGGGCGGGATCAGGCAATGCCTTGTTGCAAACAGGGCTGCAGGGACTGACCCCAGGACCAGGGCCGCGTGTCGCACACCTGGCTTGCTTTCGTTCACTCCtgcaagtgttttcattttcttcccggGTGCGCGCTGCACCCTCCGTGGTTGGGAATGATCTCTCTCTGATGCGCTGCCCTCCTAGACCAGCCTTCAGCCCTTTGTTGTGGGGAGATCAGCTGCGCCCAGTGCTGCGTCCTTTCAGGGATTTGTCAGCATTTGTGCTTGGAGTGCCTTCACGCGGTCCTAGTGTGGGTGCTGTCCCTCCCCACGTCCTGCTGCGGGGGCTTCTCCGGTGTGTGTTCTTCCCGTTTATAAGGCATGTTTGTGTTTGGACCTTGCTGGCATTTGTTACAATTCAAGACTGTGTTTGTTAGAGGGGAAGCAAATACTTTCTGATGATGACAGTTGGTCCACTTAGTGACACTTTTCAAGCCTTGTTCTTCTGGTGCTATTTCTTCAGGTTCTTACTTCTTTTGTCATCAAAGTccatctcctttttttatttttatattaagattttatatttaagtaatctctacacccaacgtggggcccgaactcacaaccccaagatcaagagtcacacgctccaccgacCAAGCCAGCTGTGAGCACCCcaagtccatttttctttttgccaatcTTCCTCACATAAGTTCCTTCTTGTCCTTTGGTAGATAGTTCCAAATTTCTAGCTTGCTTTGAAAATACTATGTGAGTTATGCAGATGTGCTGGCCGTAGCATAGACATCTGCCGGTCGTATGGGAAACAGGACTTTGTACTGCTTTACCTTGTAGGAGGTGAAAATACCTTCCAACCCTTCCGGGAGGAGACTGCACCGttgctcttctcttttccttctcaccCCGCTTGAATTGACCGCTCTAAATAAGATGATTCGTCTCTGTCTTGCCTAATTGCGTGCTGggttcctcccctcctcctcccttaaGCTCCAGCTCTTTTGTGTAGGGCTACCCACACCTGCTGCCTACTTCTCCCTCCTCTCGAGGAGCAGCAGACACTTCTGTGAGGGAGGCTTCACCTCTGGCTATGTTCACAgatccccctgcccctctccccaggtgattattgtttttattctacgCCTTACTCTCCTTTTCACGACCAGTGCTCTAGTACAAAGCGCAGCCGGGGCCCAGTcgttttccctttatttcctaaAGAGAACGTTTGGAAAATTCTCAAGGCACAGCTCTTATCTTCCTCCTCGGTAGAAGGTAGTAGGATAATAGCACCGTTTATAAAGTGTTTGGAATGGGCCTAGTAAGTGTTGGCTGCTAACTCAGTTACTTATGGCAGTGAGCCTGTGAGATTGGTACTGTTTCTGACCCCGTTTTTACACGTgcggaaacaggcacagagactttaagtaacttgcctgaggtcacagagtcAGTCCTGACAATAAGTAGCCCCATGCTGGAAGCCCAGCTGTCTGTCCCCAGTATGCTGGGTGAGCCCATTCCAGAATGTTCGTGCTGTGGAGCTCTGTGCAGCAGTGAGAATAACCCCTGTTGATGCAGCAGCATAACAAAGGCAGTGGGACATAGAAGCCAGACTGCCTGCCTCTGCATGTAGAAGGACAAAGCAGACGAGGCAAATCTGTGTGGAGCAGGCGGCTGGGGGCCGTGGAGCCTCTGGGCAGCGGTCACACCATGTCTGGACTTACTGAGAATTGGAATCGGATGCTCCCGCTTGTGCCCTTTTCTGCTCATGCTTGTGTACATTTtgacttaaaataaaagcaatttgaaaGGGAGtggtggggcgcctaggtggctcagtcagtcacaCGTCCgactcgactttggctcaggtcataatctcacggtttgtgagttcgagccccgcctccggctctgtgctgacagtgtggaacctgcttgggattctctctctccctctctttctgcccctcccctacttgtgctcgcATGctctagcaaaataaaaaaacaaacaaacaaacaaacaaaaaaaacttttgaagggAATAGTTACCTAGTGTGGGAAGTTAGGGCAGATTTTTCTGAGAAGTCAGAACATGTTAAGATCTGAAGTGTGGTGATGAAGGGTCTGACCTGGCATAAGGTGGGAGTAGTGTTCCAAGCAGACGTGCCCCTGCACATTGAAGCTTCGATCTTTGGGCAACTAAAAGAAGGCTGTAACCCAGGGCACagggatgtgtgtgcatgtgcggtGTGTGCACAGCGGTACATGGAGGtatggggtggggcctggggaaggggccccAGATGAGCATAGGAAAGTGGCCGGGGCCAGATCCCGGCTGCTGTGGCGCAAGTTGCTAGCTCAGGGTGTGTTCCAGGGTGGGATTTGCCTTCGGTGAGGGTCCCTGCCGTGGTCAGCAAGAAGACGAAGTAAGGATGGTTGCTGCAGTCTGGGGGAGAGGGTGGACGTGGTGCTCTAGTTGGGATGTCTTCCTGGGCGAGGTGGGAGGTGCCCTCAGACCCAGTGAGAGGTGGCCCCTGGTTCCTGGCCTGTGCAGGTGGAGGGTCTGGTGGGACAGGACTGCGGGTGAGGTGCTGTCTGACGATGGCCCACGTACACAGTCTGGCTCCACACTAGGCGCTCAGTGGCATGTGAGAGGCCTTTTACTTCCCTCCCAGGAGAGACCCACGAGAGTTGCAGATTAGGGTCCAGAATGAGGAAGTATCGTCGCTCTTACCCCCGTGCAGCTTCAGAGCGTGTAATCCACTCTGCCGAAAAGCTAGAAAAGCTGCCTGTGTCTGCTGAGTCTGCAGTCAGGACAGCCTTGGACTGAAATTGTAATGCTCGTGGGGTGCCGGCGCCAgtggggctcggtcggttaagtgtctgccttccgctcaggtcatgatctcactgtttgtgagttccagccccgcttggggctctgtactgacagcttggagcctggagcctgcgtgggattctgtgtccctctctctctgcccctcccctgctcatacgtGCATGTGCACCAACGTGCTCTCTCGCTCgcccgctctcaaaaataagtaaatgtttttaaatttttttttttttaacgtttatttatttttgagacagagagaggcagagcatgaacgggggagggtcagagagagagggagacacagaatcggaagcaggctccaggctctgggccatcatcagcccagagcccgacgcggggctcgaactcccggaccgtgagatcgtgacctgagctgaagtcggacgcttaaccgactgagccacccaggcgccccaaaaataagtaaatgttaaaaaaacgttaaaaagaaattgtaatgCTCAAGAAAACATGTCCAGGTAGAACCTTTCCGGAAGTAATCttgctctcccttctcttctccatctccGTTATTTTTCGGAAAGGCCAAGAGAATGTTTGAAGGTGAGATGGCAAGTCTAATGGCCATCCTGAGAACGGGCACAGTGAAAGCGCCCAAGCCCATCAAGGTCCTCGACGCCCCAGGAGGCGGCAGCATGCTGGTGATGGAGCATTTGGACATGCGCTATCTGAGCAGGTCTGTCTTGGCACCTTCTCCTTTggttgtctttgttttctttccgaGGGGTTCCTTACCTGAAAGCTTGCATCTGGGGGTGTAATTTTGAGGAACCCATGACCTCACACATCATGGGTTCTGCAGAGAGTGACACATACTCCGCACGCCAAAGGCAAACAGGAAAGGGATCTCCCCAGGTGAGACGCTGACAACCCAGCAGCCACGGAAAGGCTGGGAGAGACCATCAAACAGCCAGGGTCCTTCTTGTCCCCTTTGCTCCACCAAAGCAGACGTCCTGTCCCCTGACCTGCTTTATGTGGCCTGAGACTACGGGTGGCTGTGTCCCCATGTTTGTGTGCCACACACTTAGCTGATGCTGTTTGTTTCACAGTCATGCTGCAAAGCTTGGAGCCCAGCTCGCAGACCTGCATCTAGAGAACAAGAGGCTTGGGGAGACGCTCCAGAAGGAGGCCGGCACCGTGGGTATGGGGCTGTGCGAGTGCAAGGGCACCTCGAGGACATTTGGCCAGCGTGGGTGCGTGGGTGGGGTCCTGCCATGGCTGAAGGAGGGTCAGGTCTGTGTTGATGGCAAAGGAAAGGAGCGTCACCCCCAGGGCCACGTGTCTGGGGTGCCTGTTCTGTGTCACCGTGCATTTGGAAGGGAAGCATGTCCTGGACTTGAAACCCCGTCATGTTTGGTTCCTTTCACCCTCATTCCCCAGAAGAAAGCCCGTCAAGGTTGCCCTGGCTTTCTGTGTGGTGCCTCTTCTAAGAATAGCCCCACGTGAGGCACAGCATGGCAGCCCTCACATCGACATTTCTACAGCTTAGTGTTAGCACTGAGAGAATCTTCCAGTATTTTTATCCTTTGGCACGTGATAACCCATGTGCAGCCCACGGGGTCACTGTGCTAACAGAGTGGCCGACACACCAGGGACAGGCGGCCGAGAATCTGCTGTTAGACCCTGTCAGATTCCGCCCACCCCTTCCAAGCCACACGTAGTTCAGGCCTTTGGGGTTTGCTCTGAGTTTGGGGGAGACGCAGAGGATGCAAAGGAGGCCAGTTCAGATCCCCGCAGTTTATTCTTCTCACGTGCAAGAGCTGGGCTGGCCCCCGAGAGCCCTCCTCTCCTGCTGGGTCCAGGCGGGTGGTTTTCCTCCTTTTCAGGCAGTGTTGTGCCTGCGCTTAGCGCTCAGCGCCCTCTGGTGCCTCTCCCGGCCGTAGTTGAGTGTACTGGAGCAGGCTCTGTTCCCGGGTCCTGGGGGTCTGTGCAGACCCAGGCCCTGCTCTGTCTCTAGACGGggcgtgggggaagggcacaccCAGGACGGGCCTCAATGCCCTGAGCCCCGCGAGCAGCCGGAGGGAGCGTGGGAACTAGTCAtccttcttgttttccttttgcaaGGGAAAGGAGGCGGGCGGGCAGAACGGCCCTTCGTGGACCAGTTCGGGTTTGACGTGGTGACATGCTGTGGGTACCTTCCCCAGGTGAGCGACACTGGCCCTTTGCTCCGCGTTCCAGGCAGGTCAGCCGCTCAGGAAAAGAACACCCTCCCCCTTCCTTATGAAGTTTGGTTTAAAGTCTCTGctcccttttttctttgctaatttttaagAGGCTGGCATGAGGTTTACACACCTCGTGTGCCAGATAAGCTGAGAGAAACAGGACCAGCAAGTCAGGATGCTGGGTGTCAAGGTGGGTAAAACTTAGGAATTAAGGAAAGTTTCCTTGATACTAAACCCTCAACGATGGCACGATGCACAGGGATTGTACCTTCCAGttttatgatcttgtggttgactCCCCGGGAATTTCAGTCCAGGGGCTCCACTTGATGCCCAGCACCTGCTGGGTGCGGAGGACAGTGGCTGTGCCCTTGGAGGAAGCTGCGGCTTCTCTGAAGAGGAATACTGAGTGACCTGGAAGACTTTCAGGGGCTCCCTGATGCGCGCAGGGGCACAGGAGACACTGGTCAGGTTTTGAAATGTCGTGAGAGGTTGTccaggaacctgcttggggtggTGAGTGGCTGACAGCTGGGGTTCCCCGGTCCCACCTGCCCcatgggggctcctggggtgTCTCAGCTGGCTCCGCCCCTTCCTCGCCTGCCTGTAGCTTGCCCTGTGTGCGTACGGACACGTACACCTGTGAGTGCttttctgtgctctgtgctctcGTGTGCGTCTGTTGCTTCCCCTCTGATGGTCAGCGTTGGGAGGGGCGGAAGAGGGGTCCTTGGGGCCAAGTGGATGGTCAGCAATGAGCTATGGTCGGGGAAGGCTAGCcggctctggctgctgtgctccCACGTGAGTCCAGATGGAAAGAAAGCATCCTAGAGCTCCTTGGAGTGGCCTCTGTTGCCCTGCACTGGGAGAGTCCCCGCTTCTGGGACAGGGTCTGGGGTCCCAATCCCATCTGCGAGGCACCGTCTGCCGGTCGGCCGGCACGCCTTTCCACAGCCTGCCCTCGCAGTGGTGCCTCTCCACTTTGGGCTTCCCCGTCCTGCTCTGGCATCTTCTTTGTCCACGCAGGTGAATGTCTGGCAGGAGGACTGGGTCACCTTCTACGCCCGGCAGCGCATTCAGCCCCAGATGGACATGGTGGAGAAGGGGTCTGGGGACAGGGAGGCCCTGGAGCTCTGGTCTGCCCTGCAGGTGAGGGGAGCCTTGCCCTGCAAACCCGACAGGGGTGGCCCTGCGGCAGGTGGGGTGAGGCTGGCCGGTGCCTGAGctctgtgtgtgtccgtgtgtgtctGCGCCGCGCTCTGCTTGGGCGGTTGAACCACACTCAGAAACGCATCTGCGTCCCTCCGACACGTGTTGGTCTCTTTGCTGAGGACGAATTTCCTCCGCAGCTAAAGATCCCTGACCTGTTTCGTGACCTGGACATCGTCCCAGCCCTGCTGCATGGAGATCTCTGGGGAGGAAATGTGGCGGAGGACTCCTCTGGGCCCATCATTTTTGATCCAGCTTCTTTCTATGGCCACTCAGAATACGAGCTGGCGATAGCTGGCATGTTTGGGGGCTTCAGCCGCTCCTTCTACTCTGCCTACCACAGTGCAATCCCCAAGGCCCCAGGGTTTGAGGCGCGCCTGCAGTTGTATCAACTCTTCCACTATTTGAACCACTGGAACCACTTCGGATCAGGGTATAGAGGGTCCTCCCTGAGTATCATGAGGAATCTCATCAAATGAGATTGATTCAGGTCCTAGCCACACACCTGTGGCCGGCGCCTCCTGTCCCCACAGCCCTCTTCCTCAGGCCTTCCTCCCCGAATCTTCAGACTAACTTCCCAAGCCTTGTAGAGTACGAGGGAGAAAGGTTTTGTCCTCTGGAGGTTGTACGTTCCGTTAGACTTCATTGCTGGATGAAACCTCACCGGAAATTCGCTGTGACCAGAGGGACCCGTGGAGCATGGGCCGAGTTGAAAACACTGCTGTCCTGAAGGCCGAGAAGGGAAGCGGCCAGGCGTGCCAGGCGCTGCTGAGGACGCTTCCCCGGCTCCTTCTGTCTCAGCTCCAGGAATGACTCTGATGTTCCGGAAGATGCTTCTCGATGAGTTAGACTTGGGTGTAGACATGAAACCCTACTGAGGACGTCTTCTAACAACCGGTTTGAAAGCTAGTACATTCACTTTCTTTCTGTGCCACCTCTGCACCCTGCCGCAGGCTGACAGGTCTGGAAGCTGATTCTGGGAGTGACCAAGCTGCTGGTCTTAGGTAATTTAGGACCCTTTGAATCGCCTGTGATAGCACCCCATCATGTCTGCGTTTGAAAGTGTGTAGGGTTGTTTGTTTGCATAAGAAAGTGCTAAACCAGTGGTTCTTCCTTCCTCAGTCTTTCAGTGATGGGAAATATTCATGAATGACGTTGATGCCAATAAATCCTTTTgcataaaaatttgaataaacttTCAGTGGTTTCCTTTATTTGCATCGTAAGTCAGTGTTTGTCTTAGCTGTTTACCAAGAAACCTTTGTAATGTGATTATAAATAGGcacaactgtttttgtttttttttaatgtttatttttaaggagagaaacagagcttgagcgagggaggggcaaagagagagggagacacagaatcagaagcaggctccaggctccgagctgtcagtacagagcccgatgcggggctcgaatccacgaaccgtgagatcacgacctgagccaaagtcggacactcaaccgactgagccacccaggcgcccatattttgttttaatgtttatttatttatttttgagagagagagagagagagcaggggaggtgcagagagggagagagagagaatcccaagcaggctctgtgctgtcagggcagagcccgatgtggggctcaaactcacgaaccatgagatcacaacctgaactgaagttaaaAGTTggatgctaggggcgcctgggtggcgcagtcggttaagcgtccgacttcagccaggtcacgatctcgcggtccgtgagttcgagccccgcgtcgggctctgggctgatggctcagagcctggagcctgtttccgattctgtgtctccctctctctctgcccctcccccgttcatgctctgtctctctctgtcccaaaaatgaataaacgttgggaaaaaaaaaaaaaaaaaagttggatgcttaactgactgagccacccaggtgcccccaaatgttgTTTCTTAAAAGAGCAGTTTTTTTTGTTGATCTTGTTCAACAGAGAATAGCACAGAGCTTGCAAATAAAGGCAGGAGTAGCTGGAGGTCTGCTTCTCTTTGACAGGTGCTGTGTGACAGCTGTTCTCAGTCTCTCTGCAAAGTCTGGTGGACAGTGACCTGAGAGGGTGGGGCAGCCTCCCTGGCTGCCGGTCACTGCAAGAGTCTCGGGGCAAGGAGGGTGGCCATCCCGAGAGGCTACTCCTGGGAGCGTGTGGCCAGGGGGCCAGGAGGGTGGCCCGGACCCCGTCCCGAGAGGCTACTCCTGGGAGCGTGTGGCCAGGGCTGACCCGCAGGATGCATGTTGCAGAGGTGTGGTGGGTGCTTAGCGCACACAGTATTTCAACGTCTCCTGGCTTTAGTGTAGTGCTTGCAGCTTTTTAAACTCTGTTCCTGTTGCTTTCTATAATATCTgcttttctggggtgcctggggggctcagtgagctgagcgtctaactcttgacttcggctaaggtcatgatcccagggttgtgggatcgagccctgtgtcgggttctgtgctgagtagggcgtctgcttgggattctctccccctctctctgcccctcccctgtttgctccttctctctctcaagataaaaaaataaataaaatacctactTTTGTACTTAATTCTGTactcatgttttttctttttttttaatgtttacttattttgagagagaatgtgagcaggggaggggcagagagagagagaatcccaagcaggctctgcactgtcagtgaagagactgacatggggctccatctcacaaactttaaggtcatgacctgagccaaaaccaagagtcggacgttcaattgactgagccacccagatgcccctgtattcataattttttatacatttttttttttataaagagttGTCAAAATTGTATAAACGTCAGACCCAAGGGCCTGTGAACCTCCTCAGAGCCATCCATGAGAGCCCCTGTCTACGTGTCATCTGAGGATGAATTTCCCAATATGGAAATCACACTGTTTCTGGGTTCAGGGCAGGCCGAGCTGGCAGAAACAGGGGAGGAGTGCTAATTTCCAGGCATGCTTTCGGAGGGCAGCTGTGTGACCGTGTCCCAGCAGCAGCCTGCCTCCCACCCTTGTGGAGCAGCCTGCTGGCACCCGGATTATTGGGAAGATTCCGCTAGACCCATAGGGTGAGCTCTGGTCTGGGCTCCTGGACCCCTTGGCCGCGAGAGGTCCGTATCCTTCAGGGAGGGGCGGGGTGCACACCGCGAGGCAGCAGAGCCAGAGGTCCGGCCTATCGGGCCACATCTCTGGGGGAGTTGGGTCCTGCTTCTTCCTCAGATGGGCTCTTGTGTCAGAATGCCCCATGGTCTGCCCTGTGGGCCTGTCCGCCAGAGAGACCTCAGGGAGCTGATCTTTGCCTCCTGCCCCAAAGCTTTTGTGCATCCTTTTGAGGAGAGCGGGGCTGAGACCTTGGTGTCTAGATGAACCAGGATGCCAGTGCACAGCCAGAGTCCCCACAGCACCATCCGCACCGATAAGGTTTCAGGCCGCGTTTCCACATCCAGGGGCCACAGCTGGCTGTGCCCTCCCAGGGTTCACCCTTCACAGGATCTTGAGTGCAGGGGCTGAGTGACCCCCTCCTCAGTTTATCATCACTATGATTTCATGTGCCTCAGGCATTCATCTCCCTTTGTCCCCACATCCTGTTCACTTTCCGTCTGTCAAGTCTAACTGAAGCGCCAGGAGATCCTATAACCAGTGGAATCAAGTGTGTGTCTCCAGGGCTTGGGTTTTGAGAGCTCTTttaggtttattctttttttttttttttttttttttttgtccaacaCCGTGACagtgttttatttcaaattctgatCCCTGCcttgtaattaaaaagaaagttctgcCAGTCTCTTCCTGATGGTCTCTGCTGCAGGAAAAACAGGTATCCAAACATACTCTCGTTGAGACTCAGCTGCTAGACACAcagtttaaaaaggaagaagaaggttCGTGGCTGTGCGTATCAGCCACCCACCTGGGCCCAGCCATCAGCTGTGGTTGCCAAGGAGACAGCTGAAAACACCCAAGCAGGACAGGAGAGGACAAAGGTAGATCTTTCTACAGCATGATGAAGAGATGACTGACTGCACATTCCCAGACTCCACAGCTTCTGGCCGTGTCATCAGCCACGGTTCACCCCAGGAGCCATTTTTGCCATCGGGGTTGCTGAAGTTTTGGGCCTCTCCTTGTGGCTCCTCACAGTCTTCTCCGGGTTTCAGCTGGGGCCCAGGGATCATCATCATCTTAAGGATGGGCTGCTTAGGGGGTGCCCATGGGGGCATGACCTTGCCATGCATTCTCTAGCTCCCATAGGGATTTACCAGGTGCTTTTCAAACACAACATACTCCAGGACATCCCTGGGCACACCTTCCTGTCCATACGTCAACCAGCCAAACTGGTCATAGATGGCCAGAGTCTGCTGGGTGTGCGTGCAGATGGTGAGCTGGCCATATATGTTGCCCTGGTTCATCAGACTTGAACAGTGAACCTGAACCACCTGAGGTGGTTCTAAAGACTCCAGGAAGCTCCGGTGGACGTTCTTATATCTGATGTGCCCGACCATGTCCAAGGTATGAAGTCAGTCATGGTCTGAGTTGTTTAGACAAAAGTGGGCTTCAATAAAAATATCCTTAGCTTTTTCAGGGAAGTCCTTTATTTTGAAATTCGGATCATGTTCTCTTATCTTCCGGACTGACAATTGTGATGTCACCTTCTTCAACCACTCACTTCTCTGTGCCAGTCCTTCCTTCAAGAGAGAGGACAAGTGAGCATCACCCGCTAGAGGAACATAGGCATCAAAGATGCCAGCTGTACAGGCCAGGTGTAGGGGATGCTCCAAACGTTCCGGAGGAATGACCAGTCCTGCTTTCCGGGCATGTTCTATACACTCCTTTTCTGGTTTGTATTTGGGTCATAAGTAGGTGGTGTGAAACGTTGTTTAGATCTCACTGGAACTACAACTGTGGACTGAGTTACCAGGACTGGCTGCCCAGACCACCATCCTAAAGCTCTGGATAAACAAGACAAACCCCGCAGCGTGGGGGCTGCCATTTTGTTCCCACACAGGCCGCTGGGATGGGGACCTCTTTTAGGTTTATTCTAGGCTCCAACTGCTGgcggtggcagggggtggggggcagacggGAGGGGACCGCTGTGGACAAGGGTCTGACCCTGGGCTGCCCCATGTCTGTGGGTCCAGGCGGCTGTGGGGGCTTCCTGTTTACTCTGCAGGGCGGTGCTGGAGGGACACCTGTAAACCGGAGGTATGTTATGGGGGGTATTTGGCTCACTCTGGGATTCAGAGGGAACCGGAATCACAGCCAAAATAAGGGCGGAAAAGGCAAGTTTGGAAAGAAGTTCAAGTTGCTGCAGAGCAGTGCACGCAGCCCTGGCAGAGGGTGGCACTTCGTTCCAGACTGACTCACGTGTCCCTGGACAGTCCTAGTGTAGGGTTGGGAACTGGAAAGGTCCTCTTCGAAGACTCTGGGCCCTCCACCTCTGGCATGACGGGAACCACACTGCGCTTGGAGTTGAGGGCCAGCACGGGGGGCTCCTAGGTGAGTCACCTGAGGTCTGGATCCCTCCTTCATAAAGGGGGCTGAtaatgacacccccccccccggccgcccAGCTGAGCTTCCCGGCCAGAGTGCCTGCCTGTACGCGGTGCGTGTCTCCCCTCTTGCGGGGAcactttctctgtcctccctgtTCTCCCAGTGAAATTTGCTTCCAAAGACATATTGTGTGAGACTAGCctctctgcctcggtttcctcctggGCAGAAGTACGTGGCTGTGCTGGAATATGTTTGGAAGCAGCAATCAGAGTGACTGCAGCTATCTGAGTTCTCAGGAGGCGGCAGAACCCCTTCCTTTCTGCAAACACTCCTCTTCCCGAGGGCGTGGCCCCAGCCCGGTTCCTGGTGGAGGCCAGGGTGAGGGAGTGGCAGTGACACCTCGACAGCGTCCCTGCTGGCTCAGGCTGTAGCCAGAGGCTTGGGAcacccccccgcacccccccaccccgctgcctGCCTGGTGCCCCTTTTCTGAGCACCGTGGCAAATGCCCCCACTCAGCTGTGGGCTGCGTTTCCCTTCTTGGTGCCACTGGACTCCATGTCAAGTGAGGGATCTGAACCAGCAGGGGAGTCCCTCCAGTGCACACGGCGCCATCACTACCTCAGTCTGTCCTCCCCCTGGATCCACACTCGTGACATGTCTGAGCCCCAACAACTGTCACAGTTGTCTGTGTTTGTGTTCCAGTTGGGTGCCTTCCGCACCTTAGCAGCCATAATTCTGGTTCTTGGAGAGTCAGGAGAACCCGGAGACTGGCTATAGGGAGAAAGGGGACTCAGCTCCTGGGGCCGTTTGCATGTACCCGAGTCACATCTCCCTACTGAGCTTCTGACCAAACCCAAAGTCAAATGCGGCTTTGAGAGGAGGGTGAGACCAGTTTGCAAAGTCAAAGTACTCTCCTTGGCATGTGTCTTCTCACTGAGGATTCGGTTGCTCAGACAGGAGTTGGGAGGTCTGGGGAGGGACCCCAAGTGCCTGGGTTTCGGGGCCAGTAAGATGTGTGCCGCTGCCACCTGCCACGTTCAGACCCTGCTTGGGCAAACCATGCCTGTGGCGTGCAATGAGCATCTCCCCCAGGGTGCCTGGAGGCTCACGGGTGCCTAACCCTGGCAGTTTGGGGACCAACTTTAGAGCAAATATTTGTAATTCTggaaaagagaacagaggaaaCAGGGAGGGAATCATAAAGAGCTGAAGACAACCTCAGAGAGTGTCCTGCCTTGGGGATGGCAGGAAACTCACCCCAACCACCTCCCTGGGAAATTGTCAGATATTGGTGACACAGAGAAGACCCTAAAAGCCTCCAGAGAACAGTTTCCACACAAACAGAACCAAAATGGCTTTACAACAATCAAAATAGCTTCAAATTTCTCAACACCAAATGAGCTGGAAAGCGCTAGAGCAGGAGCTTCTCCGTTGTGAAAGAACAGGACCTCATATCCAGCCTGGAATTCCATACCCTGCCAAACTATCAGTCGAGAATAAAGACATTTGCAGATAGATGTGCAAGAGCCCAAATCTACAGGAAGGCTGCCTCAAGATGCAATGGGAAGGGCTTCACCAACTCAGAGAAAAAAGCTAGGAGGAGGGAGACGTGGAGGGGCAGATGCTTTTCCCAAGATGGCCACACAatctctcccaccccctgctcttCTGCAATGACcttgtgcatgcgtgtgcataggtgtgtgcgtgcctgtgtgcaCATGGCCACGTGTGTTTTGAAGTTCCCTCTCCAGGGCAGCAGGTCTCTTAACAGGGCTCGGGTTCTGGGTGGGGTTGGCCACATTATCAGAACCCCCAGAGCAGTCTCTATCTCTGAtggccaccaggtgccctgatgaaCAAGCCCAACACGAGCGACG contains:
- the LOC123604187 gene encoding ketosamine-3-kinase; this translates as MEALLRRELGCDFVKATGHSGGGCISQGQSYDTDRGRVFVKVNSKAEAKRMFEGEMASLMAILRTGTVKAPKPIKVLDAPGGGSMLVMEHLDMRYLSSHAAKLGAQLADLHLENKRLGETLQKEAGTVGKGGGRAERPFVDQFGFDVVTCCGYLPQVNVWQEDWVTFYARQRIQPQMDMVEKGSGDREALELWSALQLKIPDLFRDLDIVPALLHGDLWGGNVAEDSSGPIIFDPASFYGHSEYELAIAGMFGGFSRSFYSAYHSAIPKAPGFEARLQLYQLFHYLNHWNHFGSGYRGSSLSIMRNLIK